One Sphingomonas sp. KR3-1 DNA segment encodes these proteins:
- a CDS encoding phosphotransferase: MAEALAGVRAAHRFDEAGLRGWMETHVPGFAGPLLVEQFAGGQSNPTYRLRTPARDYVLRRKPPGILLKGAHAVDREYRVISALHGAGFPVPRTFGLCLDESVIGTAFYVMEMVEGRNFWNTAFPEVPAEQRPAYFDAMNATIAQLHSIDPAAIGLADYGRPGNYFERQVGRWSRQYLEDADAGRVPAMDALIEWLPANIPPGDETSIVHGDFRCDNMLFHPSEPRVIAVLDWELSTLGHPLADFAYHLMVYHMPPGFSTGLSGLDLPALNIPSEAQYIADYCRRTGREGIDRLDFHLSFSLFRLAAIIHGIKGRMIRGTASSPQAAEAIEQLERIANLALAQTKG, encoded by the coding sequence ATGGCTGAGGCACTGGCCGGTGTCCGCGCGGCGCATCGTTTCGACGAAGCGGGCCTGCGCGGCTGGATGGAAACGCATGTTCCGGGTTTCGCCGGGCCGCTCCTCGTCGAGCAGTTCGCTGGCGGCCAGTCCAACCCGACCTATCGCCTGCGCACGCCGGCGCGCGACTATGTGCTGCGTCGCAAGCCGCCGGGTATATTGCTCAAGGGTGCGCATGCGGTGGACCGCGAGTATCGCGTGATCTCCGCGCTGCACGGCGCCGGCTTCCCGGTACCGCGCACCTTCGGGCTGTGCCTCGACGAGAGCGTGATCGGCACCGCCTTCTACGTGATGGAGATGGTGGAGGGGCGCAACTTCTGGAACACGGCCTTCCCGGAAGTGCCGGCCGAGCAACGCCCAGCCTATTTCGACGCGATGAACGCGACGATCGCGCAGCTCCATTCGATCGATCCGGCGGCGATCGGGCTCGCGGACTATGGCCGGCCCGGCAATTATTTCGAGCGCCAGGTGGGGCGCTGGTCGCGGCAATATCTCGAGGACGCCGATGCCGGCCGGGTGCCGGCAATGGACGCGCTGATCGAATGGCTGCCGGCGAACATCCCGCCGGGTGACGAGACCAGCATCGTCCATGGCGACTTCCGCTGCGACAACATGCTGTTCCACCCCAGCGAGCCGCGCGTGATCGCGGTGCTCGACTGGGAGCTGTCGACGCTCGGCCATCCGCTGGCCGACTTCGCCTATCACCTGATGGTCTACCACATGCCGCCAGGCTTCTCGACCGGGCTGTCGGGGCTCGACCTGCCGGCGCTGAACATCCCGAGCGAGGCGCAGTACATCGCCGATTATTGCCGCCGCACCGGCCGCGAAGGGATCGACCGGCTCGACTTCCATTTGTCGTTCAGCCTGTTCCGGCTGGCGGCGATCATCCACGGCATCAAGGGTCGGATGATCCGCGGCACCGCCTCTTCGCCGCAGGCGGCCGAGGCAATCGAACAGCTCGAGCGGATCGCCAATCTCGCCCTCGCGCAAACCAAAGGCTGA
- a CDS encoding acyl-CoA dehydrogenase family protein, translating to MDFTYSERQTHWLERIRGFMAEHVAPNEARYHAELAEGPTRWRVLPVLEELKGRAKAEGLWNLFLPPAAHDEGDYRGAGLSNLEYAPCAEEMGRFPWASEIFNCSAPDTGNMEVLHRYGTPEQKERWLKPLMAGEIRSAFAMTEPGVASSDATNIATRIERQGDDYVLNGRKWWISGAGDPRCKLLIVLGVSDAQAERHARHSQIFVPVDTPGVTIGRALPVFGYDDAPHGHCEVRFEDARVPAANIVLGEGRGFEVAQGRLGPGRIHHCMRAIGLAEMALDAMVVRLLGREAFGKRIADQSIWEQRVAEARTEIEMTRLLCLKAADMMDKVGNKVAQREIAMIKVAGPRLALKVIDDAIQAHGGAGVCSDFPLAAAYALARTLRLADGPDEVHNRAIARLEYRRFKETVRG from the coding sequence ATGGACTTCACCTATTCCGAGCGCCAGACGCATTGGCTGGAGCGCATCCGCGGCTTCATGGCCGAGCATGTCGCGCCGAACGAAGCGCGCTATCATGCCGAACTCGCAGAGGGGCCGACGCGGTGGCGCGTGCTGCCGGTGCTCGAGGAACTCAAAGGCAGGGCGAAGGCCGAGGGGCTGTGGAACCTGTTCCTGCCCCCCGCGGCGCATGACGAGGGCGACTATCGCGGCGCCGGCCTCTCTAACCTCGAATATGCGCCCTGCGCCGAGGAGATGGGGCGCTTTCCCTGGGCTTCGGAGATCTTCAACTGCTCGGCGCCCGATACCGGCAACATGGAAGTGCTCCACCGCTACGGCACGCCAGAGCAGAAGGAACGCTGGCTCAAGCCGCTGATGGCGGGCGAGATCCGCTCGGCCTTCGCGATGACCGAGCCCGGCGTGGCGAGCTCGGACGCGACCAACATCGCGACGCGCATCGAGCGGCAGGGCGATGATTATGTCCTCAACGGCAGGAAATGGTGGATCTCCGGCGCCGGCGATCCGCGCTGCAAGTTGCTGATCGTGCTCGGCGTGAGCGACGCCCAAGCCGAGCGGCACGCGCGGCACAGCCAGATCTTCGTGCCCGTCGACACGCCCGGCGTGACGATCGGCCGCGCGTTGCCGGTGTTCGGCTATGATGATGCGCCGCACGGGCACTGCGAAGTCAGGTTCGAGGATGCCCGCGTGCCGGCCGCCAATATCGTGCTCGGCGAAGGGCGTGGCTTCGAAGTCGCGCAAGGGCGGCTCGGCCCAGGGCGCATTCATCATTGCATGCGCGCGATCGGACTCGCCGAGATGGCGCTAGACGCGATGGTCGTGCGGCTGCTCGGCCGCGAGGCGTTCGGCAAGCGGATCGCCGACCAGTCGATCTGGGAGCAGCGCGTCGCCGAGGCGCGGACCGAGATCGAGATGACCCGGCTGCTCTGCCTCAAGGCCGCGGACATGATGGACAAGGTCGGCAACAAGGTCGCCCAGCGCGAGATCGCGATGATCAAGGTCGCCGGGCCGCGCCTCGCGCTCAAGGTAATCGACGATGCGATCCAGGCGCATGGCGGGGCGGGGGTGTGCAGCGACTTCCCGCTCGCCGCCGCCTATGCGCTGGCGCGGACGCTGCGGCTCGCCGACGGGCCGGACGAGGTCCACAACCGGGCGATCGCGCGGCTCGAATATCGGCGCTTCAAGGAGACGGTGCGTGGCTGA
- a CDS encoding RidA family protein has translation MAEIKRFQTNPRMSGAVVHGGVVSLSGQVAIDHRGGTVANQAREVLERIDLLLADAGTDKSKLLTANLYLTDIASLQALNMAWDRWVVPGCAPTRTTIQAVLASPDYALEIAVTAAVD, from the coding sequence GTGGCTGAGATCAAGCGGTTCCAGACCAATCCGCGGATGAGCGGCGCGGTGGTGCATGGCGGCGTCGTCTCGCTTTCGGGGCAGGTGGCGATCGATCATCGCGGTGGCACGGTCGCCAACCAGGCGCGCGAAGTGCTCGAGCGGATCGACCTGCTGCTCGCCGATGCGGGCACCGACAAGTCGAAGCTGCTCACCGCGAACCTCTATCTGACCGACATCGCGTCGCTCCAGGCGCTCAACATGGCCTGGGACCGCTGGGTCGTGCCCGGCTGCGCGCCGACGCGCACGACGATCCAGGCGGTGCTCGCCTCGCCCGACTATGCGCTGGAGATCGCGGTGACCGCCGCGGTCGACTGA
- a CDS encoding PLP-dependent aminotransferase family protein, whose translation MADWNRLFATRMGEVVASDIRERMKLLQAGQIIHLGGGLPDPDIFPYAALAEASARIWSDPALARTALQYAPSEGHAALRAWIADYMTGIGAPCDPDNILITNGSQQGLDFVAKLLLSPGDKAMVEVPSFIGALRAFDAYEPVYAAYPGGNPVGAKFCYVGPDFRNPTGTTMTLEEREELLDLAAGNGMAILEDGCYERLRYDGAPLPSLLAMAIARHGSIEDTPVLHTGTFSKTIAPSLRVGWIAGPAAAIRKLVLIKQASDLATSALNQMLLLEVVRSQLAAATETACAVYRERRDSMLAALAEHMPQGVRWTRPEGGLYIWVELPKQLDATLLTQRALAEEGVSAIAGAAFYPRGVPAERNTLRLSFSMIDSEPAREGVARLGALVREMLQSTAAVTAISSA comes from the coding sequence ATGGCCGATTGGAACAGGCTCTTTGCCACGCGCATGGGCGAGGTCGTCGCTTCGGATATCCGCGAGCGGATGAAACTCCTGCAGGCCGGACAGATCATCCATCTGGGCGGCGGCCTGCCCGATCCGGACATCTTTCCCTATGCCGCGCTCGCTGAAGCCTCCGCGCGGATCTGGAGCGACCCCGCGCTGGCCCGCACCGCGCTGCAATATGCGCCGAGCGAGGGCCATGCGGCGCTGCGCGCCTGGATCGCCGACTATATGACCGGCATCGGCGCGCCTTGCGATCCGGACAATATCCTGATCACCAACGGATCACAGCAGGGCCTCGACTTCGTCGCCAAATTGTTGCTCTCGCCCGGCGACAAGGCGATGGTCGAGGTACCGAGCTTCATCGGCGCGCTGCGGGCCTTCGATGCCTATGAACCGGTCTATGCAGCCTATCCCGGCGGCAACCCAGTGGGTGCGAAATTCTGCTATGTCGGCCCCGATTTCCGCAACCCCACCGGCACGACGATGACGCTGGAGGAGCGCGAGGAGCTGCTTGATCTGGCCGCCGGCAACGGCATGGCGATCCTCGAGGACGGCTGTTACGAGCGCCTCCGCTATGACGGTGCGCCGCTCCCTTCGCTATTGGCGATGGCGATCGCGCGCCACGGCAGCATCGAGGACACGCCGGTGCTCCATACCGGTACCTTCTCCAAGACGATCGCCCCCTCGCTCCGGGTCGGCTGGATCGCGGGTCCGGCAGCGGCGATCCGCAAGCTGGTGCTGATCAAGCAGGCCAGCGACCTGGCGACCAGCGCGCTCAACCAGATGTTGCTGCTCGAGGTGGTGCGGAGCCAGCTCGCCGCCGCGACCGAGACCGCCTGCGCCGTCTATCGCGAACGCCGTGACTCGATGCTCGCGGCGCTGGCCGAGCACATGCCCCAAGGCGTCCGCTGGACGCGGCCCGAAGGCGGCCTTTACATCTGGGTCGAGCTGCCGAAACAGCTCGATGCCACCCTGCTCACGCAACGCGCGCTCGCCGAGGAGGGCGTCTCGGCGATCGCCGGCGCCGCCTTCTATCCCAGGGGCGTGCCGGCGGAGCGCAACACGCTGCGGCTGAGCTTCTCGATGATCGATTCCGAACCCGCGCGTGAGGGCGTGGCCCGGCTCGGCGCGCTGGTCCGCGAGATGCTTCAGTCGACCGCGGCGGTCACCGCGATCTCCAGCGCATAG
- a CDS encoding cytochrome P450, with the protein MATARPLADPACFDPDRFANHGYPHEVWERMRRDMPAAWHEDGIREPFWAFTRYEHITAIGKDSDNFISAPGVTILRKDMIAADAPRVPLLLTMDPPEHHKNRMVLRERFKPSVMRALEEHIVARCREIADDVAAARIAAAGDGEIDFVEAIAMRLPLDVILELLGVPAEARDQMYLWSNAVIGSEDPEYGSVDLPREAIVGAQQAMFGYFARFIAERRASPREDLVSLLVEARIDGEPLTDREILGFCFLLAIAGNETTRNATSGAMLALIEHPEARAALTADSALMPTAVEELLRWVTPIVYMARTATTDVEIGGQTVRKGEKVVLFYPSANRDDSVFEAPFTLDLARRPNRHLTFGFGRHSCLGNDLARIELRAVLSELLARFPGLELAGPVSRLRSNFVGGIKHMPVVLSR; encoded by the coding sequence ATGGCAACTGCGCGTCCGCTGGCCGATCCGGCCTGCTTCGATCCCGATCGCTTCGCCAACCATGGCTATCCGCACGAGGTCTGGGAGCGGATGCGCCGCGACATGCCGGCCGCCTGGCACGAGGACGGCATCCGCGAGCCGTTCTGGGCCTTCACCCGCTACGAGCACATCACGGCGATCGGGAAGGACAGCGACAACTTCATCAGCGCGCCAGGCGTCACCATCCTGCGCAAGGACATGATCGCCGCGGACGCGCCGCGCGTGCCGTTGCTGCTCACCATGGATCCGCCCGAGCACCACAAGAACCGCATGGTGCTGCGCGAGCGGTTCAAGCCGAGCGTGATGCGCGCGCTCGAGGAGCATATCGTCGCGCGCTGCCGCGAGATCGCCGACGATGTCGCCGCCGCACGGATCGCAGCCGCTGGCGACGGCGAGATCGATTTCGTCGAGGCGATCGCGATGCGGCTGCCGCTCGACGTGATCCTCGAACTGCTCGGCGTCCCCGCCGAAGCCCGCGACCAGATGTATCTGTGGAGCAATGCCGTGATCGGCAGCGAGGACCCCGAATATGGCAGCGTCGACCTGCCGCGCGAGGCGATCGTCGGCGCGCAGCAGGCGATGTTCGGCTATTTCGCGCGCTTCATCGCCGAGCGCCGCGCGAGCCCGCGTGAGGACCTGGTCAGCCTGCTCGTCGAGGCGCGGATCGACGGCGAGCCGCTGACCGACCGCGAGATCCTCGGCTTCTGCTTCTTGCTCGCCATCGCCGGCAACGAGACCACGCGCAACGCCACCAGCGGCGCGATGCTCGCGTTGATCGAGCATCCCGAGGCCCGCGCCGCGCTCACCGCGGACTCCGCGCTGATGCCCACCGCCGTGGAGGAATTACTCCGCTGGGTAACGCCGATCGTCTATATGGCGCGCACCGCGACCACCGACGTGGAGATCGGCGGCCAGACGGTGCGCAAGGGCGAGAAGGTGGTGCTGTTCTATCCCTCAGCCAATCGCGACGACAGCGTGTTCGAGGCGCCGTTCACGCTCGATCTGGCGCGCCGGCCCAATCGCCACCTCACCTTCGGCTTCGGCCGGCACAGCTGCCTGGGCAACGACCTGGCGCGGATCGAGCTGCGCGCGGTGCTGAGCGAGTTGCTCGCGCGCTTCCCGGGGCTGGAGCTGGCCGGGCCGGTCAGCCGGCTTCGTTCCAACTTCGTCGGCGGGATCAAGCATATGCCGGTGGTGCTCTCGCGGTAG
- a CDS encoding TetR/AcrR family transcriptional regulator: MSKVRTRMAPDERRAVILAAAAAMFQERGYAASSIDAIAAASGISGPAIYRYFARKTELLVALLEGAAASAMTEIEQATAQAPADGQLAAMADALLRHGRREGAVIGLLQSTVAEMDAADRGRLEAIRLHLVAQLAGLLGAARPELAAGEVRIHVEAALGVIGQLARRPEQEHTARFHRLLLAVLAA, from the coding sequence ATGAGCAAGGTGCGAACGCGGATGGCGCCCGACGAGCGGCGCGCGGTGATTCTGGCGGCGGCGGCGGCGATGTTCCAGGAGCGCGGCTATGCGGCCTCAAGCATTGATGCGATCGCCGCGGCCTCGGGGATCAGCGGCCCGGCGATCTATCGCTATTTCGCGCGCAAGACCGAGCTGCTCGTCGCGCTGCTCGAAGGCGCGGCGGCGTCGGCGATGACCGAAATCGAGCAGGCGACTGCGCAGGCCCCGGCGGACGGGCAGCTGGCTGCGATGGCCGACGCGCTGCTGCGCCACGGCCGGCGCGAGGGCGCGGTGATCGGGCTGTTGCAATCGACCGTGGCGGAAATGGACGCGGCGGACCGGGGCCGGTTGGAGGCGATCCGCCTGCATCTGGTCGCGCAGCTTGCCGGTCTGCTCGGGGCGGCGCGGCCCGAACTGGCAGCGGGAGAGGTGCGGATCCATGTCGAGGCGGCGCTCGGCGTGATCGGGCAGCTCGCGCGACGCCCCGAACAGGAACATACTGCGCGGTTCCACAGGCTGCTGCTGGCCGTGCTGGCGGCGTGA
- a CDS encoding type II toxin-antitoxin system antitoxin SocA domain-containing protein translates to MANNRLTPELLAELSRLSLLTEADIDTDDQPEVSDWSGAKRGAFSGAQIAERGYDVRSIANWLVKRGRELGLKFSNMSLNKLVYFALERSLVERGVLLTSARVEAWDHGPVFRELYQAFKGAGDQPIENLASKFSIENRQMVEAEDPIDAGDQELLEETLRRFGSQTAAQLRAVSHQRGSPWHAVWHYRGKSNPGMEITPQIIYHCAGRPRYENEE, encoded by the coding sequence ATGGCGAATAACAGACTAACCCCGGAGCTGCTCGCCGAGCTGTCTCGGCTTTCGCTGCTCACAGAGGCCGATATTGATACCGATGATCAGCCCGAAGTGTCGGACTGGTCAGGTGCCAAACGCGGCGCTTTCTCGGGCGCTCAGATTGCTGAGCGCGGCTATGACGTCCGATCGATCGCCAACTGGTTAGTAAAGCGCGGGCGCGAGCTTGGCCTAAAGTTCTCCAATATGTCGCTCAATAAGCTTGTCTATTTCGCCCTTGAGCGCTCGCTCGTTGAGCGGGGCGTGCTCTTGACCTCTGCTCGAGTGGAAGCATGGGATCACGGTCCCGTTTTCCGAGAGCTTTATCAGGCATTTAAGGGCGCAGGCGACCAACCAATAGAAAATTTGGCCTCGAAATTCTCTATAGAGAATAGGCAGATGGTCGAAGCAGAAGACCCCATTGATGCGGGCGACCAGGAGCTACTCGAGGAAACACTTCGCCGGTTCGGATCCCAAACAGCAGCGCAGTTGCGCGCTGTTTCACATCAACGAGGCAGTCCTTGGCATGCTGTTTGGCATTACCGTGGAAAGTCCAATCCGGGTATGGAGATAACACCTCAGATCATCTATCATTGCGCGGGAAGACCGCGCTACGAGAATGAAGAATAG
- a CDS encoding BrnT family toxin produces the protein MKPPDWIWDPHKADLNKRKHLVSFELAALVFADPFHLSSLDPHETEHRWRTVGMVSDVLLFVVHTFSNDESGPPAGRIISARKATARERRAYEYGE, from the coding sequence GTGAAGCCTCCAGATTGGATCTGGGATCCGCACAAAGCAGATTTGAACAAGCGAAAGCATCTTGTTTCGTTTGAACTCGCCGCGCTGGTGTTCGCCGATCCTTTCCATCTTTCTTCGCTAGACCCCCACGAAACTGAGCACAGATGGCGCACAGTCGGCATGGTGAGCGATGTTCTCCTTTTCGTCGTGCACACATTCTCCAACGACGAATCGGGACCGCCAGCGGGCCGCATCATCAGTGCTAGGAAGGCGACGGCGCGGGAGCGCCGGGCATACGAATATGGCGAATAA
- the recJ gene encoding single-stranded-DNA-specific exonuclease RecJ yields the protein MSAVLNIQRSISGQPWHWRGLASDSRGGLVPDDLVTQLLLARGVPREDLDMHRLPSIRAFMPDPSIFRDMDKAAERLADAVEKREQVAIFGDYDVDGATSAALLILLLRDLGLEARPYIPDRLMEGYGPSGEALVRLKGEGASLIVTVDCGAMAFEALQMAQDAGAEVIVVDHHKCAAELPVALALVNPNRLDEGEGAAHGHLAAVGMAWLLGAALVRTLRTRGYFASRPEPKLLDLLDIVALGTVADVASLKGLNRAFVAQGLKVMAQRRNIGLNALIEASRLTRAPTCTDLGFALGPRINAGGRVGRSDLGVRLLITRDPQEARAIAEELNLLNEERRAIEAGVQAEAEEISLLKANHSVAVIASKGWHAGVIGIVAGRLKEKLGRPAIVIALDEDGIGKGSGRSIPGVDLGAAIIAAKDAGLLLAGGGHAMACGVTIEADKLDAFAEFLEERLAERVTQAMGERALLLDAVVAPGGVCPDLVNAMEAGGPYGMGWPAPRVVAGPVSVIKADVVGAGGHVRLIVAGQDGRSIKAVAFRQADTELGQALLSAPRHRKLWLAGRAKIDDWGSRPAAELHVEDAAWAD from the coding sequence ATGTCCGCCGTGCTCAACATCCAGCGTTCGATTTCCGGCCAGCCCTGGCACTGGCGAGGTCTGGCCAGCGACTCGCGCGGCGGGCTGGTGCCCGACGACCTGGTGACGCAGCTCCTCCTCGCCCGCGGCGTGCCGCGCGAGGACCTCGACATGCACCGGCTGCCCAGCATCCGCGCCTTCATGCCCGACCCCTCGATCTTCCGCGACATGGACAAGGCGGCCGAACGGCTCGCCGATGCGGTCGAGAAGCGCGAGCAGGTGGCGATCTTCGGCGACTACGACGTGGACGGCGCGACCTCGGCGGCGCTGCTCATCCTGCTCCTGCGCGACCTGGGGCTCGAGGCCCGCCCCTATATCCCCGACCGGCTGATGGAAGGCTATGGTCCCTCGGGCGAGGCGCTCGTGCGGCTCAAGGGCGAAGGCGCCAGCCTGATCGTCACCGTCGATTGCGGCGCCATGGCCTTCGAGGCTCTCCAGATGGCGCAGGACGCCGGCGCCGAGGTGATCGTGGTCGATCACCACAAATGCGCCGCCGAGCTGCCGGTGGCGCTGGCGCTGGTCAACCCGAACCGGCTCGACGAAGGCGAAGGCGCCGCGCATGGCCATCTCGCGGCGGTCGGCATGGCCTGGCTGCTCGGTGCGGCGCTGGTGCGCACGCTGCGCACGCGCGGCTATTTCGCGAGCCGGCCCGAGCCCAAGCTGCTCGACCTGCTCGATATCGTCGCGCTCGGCACGGTGGCGGACGTCGCGTCGCTCAAGGGGCTCAACCGCGCCTTTGTCGCCCAGGGCCTCAAGGTGATGGCACAGCGCCGCAATATCGGGCTGAACGCGTTGATCGAGGCCTCGCGCCTCACCCGCGCACCGACCTGCACCGATCTCGGCTTCGCGCTGGGCCCGCGGATCAACGCCGGCGGACGCGTCGGGCGCTCGGACCTGGGCGTGCGGCTGCTGATCACGCGCGACCCGCAGGAAGCGCGCGCGATCGCCGAGGAGCTCAACCTGCTCAACGAGGAGCGCCGCGCGATCGAAGCCGGCGTGCAGGCCGAAGCGGAGGAGATCAGCCTCCTGAAGGCCAATCATTCGGTAGCGGTGATCGCCAGCAAGGGCTGGCACGCCGGGGTGATCGGCATCGTCGCCGGACGGCTGAAGGAAAAGCTCGGCCGGCCGGCGATCGTCATCGCGCTCGACGAGGACGGCATCGGCAAGGGATCGGGCCGTTCGATCCCCGGCGTCGACCTGGGTGCCGCGATCATCGCCGCCAAGGATGCCGGGCTGCTCCTGGCCGGCGGCGGGCATGCGATGGCCTGCGGCGTGACGATCGAGGCGGACAAGCTCGATGCGTTCGCCGAATTCCTCGAGGAGCGGCTTGCCGAGCGCGTCACCCAGGCGATGGGCGAGCGCGCGCTGCTGCTCGATGCGGTGGTCGCACCGGGCGGGGTCTGCCCCGACCTGGTCAATGCGATGGAGGCCGGCGGCCCCTATGGCATGGGCTGGCCGGCGCCGCGCGTCGTCGCCGGGCCGGTGAGCGTGATCAAGGCCGATGTGGTCGGTGCGGGCGGACATGTCCGGCTGATCGTCGCCGGCCAGGACGGGCGCAGCATCAAGGCGGTGGCGTTCCGCCAGGCCGATACCGAGCTCGGCCAGGCCCTGCTCTCCGCGCCACGCCACCGCAAGCTGTGGCTCGCCGGACGCGCGAAGATCGACGACTGGGGCAGCCGCCCCGCGGCGGAATTGCACGTCGAGGATGCTGCCTGGGCAGATTAA
- the smpB gene encoding SsrA-binding protein SmpB encodes MARPRPAQEKVKTVAENRRARFDYFIENTYEAGIALTGTEVKSLRFGEGSIAEAYAEVNDGGVWLVNSNIPEFSHGNRFNHEPKRPRKLLLHEREINKLHGAVAREGMTLVPLSIYFNGRGRAKVELALAKGKKTHDKRETIKERDWKREQGRILRDRG; translated from the coding sequence ATGGCCCGTCCGCGTCCCGCCCAGGAAAAAGTGAAGACCGTCGCCGAGAACCGGCGCGCGCGGTTCGATTATTTCATCGAGAACACCTATGAGGCGGGCATCGCGCTCACCGGCACCGAGGTGAAGTCGCTGCGCTTCGGCGAGGGTTCGATCGCCGAAGCATATGCAGAAGTGAACGACGGCGGCGTGTGGCTGGTCAATTCGAACATTCCCGAGTTCAGCCACGGCAACCGCTTCAACCACGAGCCGAAGCGGCCCCGTAAATTGCTCCTTCATGAGCGCGAGATAAACAAGCTTCACGGCGCGGTCGCGCGCGAGGGCATGACCCTCGTGCCCCTCTCCATCTATTTCAACGGGCGGGGCAGGGCGAAGGTCGAGCTGGCGCTGGCGAAGGGCAAGAAGACGCATGACAAGCGCGAGACGATCAAGGAACGCGACTGGAAGCGGGAGCAGGGACGCATCCTCCGCGACCGTGGCTGA
- a CDS encoding DUF2062 domain-containing protein has protein sequence MADPVRKSRFGHWLDKATPSRESVEGNRWLRPVAHRVMHSALWRFTRRSVPRGVALGVVTGVLVPMGQIPASAILALPLRANIPAAAATTFITNPFTTPPLWVAAYWLGSWMLGTGRAVEAQVQAVEQGWGDWLLHQAGPATLTGLVTITGALALIGYFGTALAWRLWIARKWKRRAEARAAR, from the coding sequence GTGGCTGATCCCGTTCGGAAATCGCGCTTCGGCCACTGGCTCGACAAGGCGACGCCCAGCCGCGAGTCGGTCGAGGGCAATCGCTGGCTGCGCCCCGTCGCCCACCGCGTGATGCACAGCGCGCTGTGGCGCTTCACCCGGCGCTCGGTGCCGCGCGGCGTTGCGCTGGGCGTGGTGACCGGCGTGCTGGTGCCGATGGGGCAGATTCCCGCCTCGGCGATCCTCGCGCTGCCGCTGCGCGCCAATATCCCGGCCGCCGCGGCGACCACCTTCATTACCAATCCCTTCACCACGCCGCCACTCTGGGTGGCCGCCTATTGGCTCGGCAGCTGGATGCTCGGCACGGGCAGGGCGGTCGAGGCGCAAGTGCAGGCAGTCGAGCAGGGCTGGGGCGACTGGCTGCTCCACCAGGCCGGCCCGGCGACGCTGACGGGCCTGGTGACGATCACCGGCGCGCTCGCGCTGATCGGCTATTTCGGCACTGCGCTCGCCTGGCGGCTGTGGATCGCGCGCAAATGGAAGCGGCGGGCCGAGGCGCGCGCCGCGCGTTGA